One genomic window of Ciona intestinalis chromosome 7, KH, whole genome shotgun sequence includes the following:
- the LOC104265809 gene encoding polyglutamine-binding protein 1-like has translation MPLPAALAARLAKRGIVSSETQDSSNPDEEVIAEDYDIPGQEAHVDEFGKHLPPMWEKVWEPSHETWYYWDTVNDKVSWLPPTDPDAKITNPAPKKSPFAPAPLGERANHFSEPVDYRKEEKKSKHKSAAKRKAPRPPEEFDPMDPSSYSDAPRGKWSVGLKKVDDAKSGVDSTANGPLFQQRPYPSPGEVLSRNKQARREVGPLKPR, from the exons ATGCCTCTGCCCGCTGCTTTGGCAGCAAGGTTAGCAAAACGAGGAATTGTTTCAAGTGAAACGCAAG atTCTTCGAACCCCGATGAAGAAGTAATAGCAGAGGATTACGACATCCCAGGACAAGAAGCTCATGTTGATGAGTTTGGGAAACATCTTCCTCCAATGTGGGAGAAAGTGTGGGAGCCATCACA TGAAACCTGGTATTACTGGGATACTGTGAATGATAAAGTGAGCTGGCTACCACCAACTGATCCCGATGCAAAGATAACAAACCCAGCTCCTAAGAAATCACCCTTTGCTCCTGCTCCTTTGGG GGAAAGAGCAAATCATTTTTCTGAACCAGTGGATTACAgaaaagaagagaaaaagtcaaaacataaaa GTGCAGCAAAACGCAAAGCTCCAAGACCTCCCGAAGAATTTGATCCGATGGATCCAAGTTCATATTCTGATGCACCAAG aGGAAAGTGGtctgttggtttaaaaaaagttgatgATGCTAAATCCGGGGTTGACTCGACAGCGAATGGTCCTCTGTTTCAACAACGACCTTACCCATCACCTGGTGAAGTTCTTAGTCGAAATAAACAAGCGCGACGTGAAGTTGGACCTTTAAAGCCAagatga
- the LOC100184839 gene encoding uncharacterized protein LOC100184839 isoform X1 gives MQESSRPSQFYEGRLNLLQRLETRYYERSNVFANHRVPVIQANQVPRRAPAYVPKHSVTNSSENLHINNEKRLRDRWLQAREDAQQRQEPVVYLPSMPKVINMHGHTTKGIPFQRYVDLIVQNKNSQQPIQPETFAKRKVAKKDQKPTAVNISEMLVVGAQKEDESVINGSVHSMNKHFILPKLAKLPDTFNKGKSRMLQHKTELSKMVKFSEAERILGVQLKRPRLEHEDRKFVHEITKNAENPESSEYKEIKKTNTHDVLPQIELDKTVPDNVSTEVEDDNGSRTTSRSTFRLKELKMPAPVTKIIFENQQTMLKRLENAAINKKNSVKRNRSNKPETIVRNVVPTAYKRVNGVIGSSNSKLTKPLGSVVLNMRSDLKNTKFPDYINFQNSRTGGQSRILLSLKHKQHVASLSDAHFNPYGVPVRNSVMSIRGASSTSWFENVSGNPVYQGPKPTPVAKFRKLGNIQIYLNDSEY, from the exons atgcaaGAAAGTAGTAGGCCGAGTCAGTTTTATGaa GGCCGTCTCAATCTTCTTCAGAGACTTGAGACAAGATATTATGAGAGAAGCAATGTGTTCGCTAATCATAGAGTGCCAG TCATACAAGCTAACCAAGTGCCAAGACGAGCTCCAGCTTATGTCCCGAAACATAGTGTGACCAATAGTTCTGAAAATCTTCACATCAACAATGAAAAACGTCTTCGTGACAG ATGGTTACAAGCAAGAGAAGATGCACAGCAGAGACAGGAACCTGTTGTCTACTTACCTTCCATGCCCAAAGTGATTAACATGCATGGACACACAACAAAAGGAATTCCTTTTCAG AGGTATGTGGACCTGAtagtacaaaacaaaaattctcAACAGCCTATTCAGCCTGAAACATTTGCAAAGCGTAAAGTAGCAAAGAAGGACCAGAAACCAACTGCTGTAAACATCAG tgAGATGCTTGTGGTGGGAGCCCAGAAAGAAGATGAGTCTGTAATAAATGGGAGTGTGCATTCAATGAACAAACATTTTATCCTGCCAAAGCTAGCAAAACTTCCAGATACATTCAATAAAG GTAAGAGTAGGATGCTGCAGCATAAAACTGAGTTGAGCAAAATGGTCAAGTTTTCGGAAGCTGAAAGAATACTTGGTGTTCAATTAAAGAGACCAAGACTGGAGCATGAAGACAGAAAATTTGTTCATGAAATCACAAAAAATGCTGAAAACCCTGAAAGTAGTGAATATAAAGAGATAAAAAAGACAAACACACATGATGTGTTGCCACAAATTGAATTGGATAAAA CTGTTCCAGATAATGTTTCTACAGAAGTTGAAGATGATAATGGAAGCAGAACCACGTCAAGAAGTACATTTCGACTAAA GGAATTGAAAATGCCAGCTCCTGTGACCAAAATCATCTTTGAAAACCAACAGACTATGCTTAAGCGATTAGAAAATGCAgcgataaataaaaagaatagtGTTAAAAG AAATCGAAGCAATAAACCAGAAACCATCGTACGAAATGTTGTTCCAACTGCATACAA AAGGGTAAATGGAGTTATTGGATCAAGTAACAGCAAACTTACCAAACCACTGGGCAGCGTCGTGCTCAACATGAGAAGTGaccttaaaaacacaaaatttccAGACTACATAAACTTTCAAAATAGTAGAACTGGTGGACAGTCTCGTATActtttatctttaaaacatAAGCAGCATGTTGCGAGTTTGTCAGATGCACATTTTAATCCATATGGTGTTCCTGTTAGAAATTCTGTCATGTCCATTAGAGGAGCATCCAGCACATCTTGGTTCGAAAATGTTTCAGGCAACCCAGTTTATCAAGGTCCTAAACCTACTCCTGTTGCCAAGTTTCGGAAACTGggaaatattcaaatttatcTTAATGATTCAGAATACTAA
- the LOC100184839 gene encoding uncharacterized protein LOC100184839 isoform X2, translating to MQESSRPSQFYEGRLNLLQRLETRYYERSNVFANHRVPVIQANQVPRRAPAYVPKHSVTNSSENLHINNEKRLRDRWLQAREDAQQRQEPVVYLPSMPKVINMHGHTTKGIPFQRYVDLIVQNKNSQQPIQPETFAKRKVAKKDQKPTAVNISEMLVVGAQKEDESVINGSVHSMNKHFILPKLAKLPDTFNKGKSRMLQHKTELSKMVKFSEAERILGVQLKRPRLEHEDRKFVHEITKNAENPESSEYKEIKKTNTHDVLPQIELDKNNVSTEVEDDNGSRTTSRSTFRLKELKMPAPVTKIIFENQQTMLKRLENAAINKKNSVKRNRSNKPETIVRNVVPTAYKRVNGVIGSSNSKLTKPLGSVVLNMRSDLKNTKFPDYINFQNSRTGGQSRILLSLKHKQHVASLSDAHFNPYGVPVRNSVMSIRGASSTSWFENVSGNPVYQGPKPTPVAKFRKLGNIQIYLNDSEY from the exons atgcaaGAAAGTAGTAGGCCGAGTCAGTTTTATGaa GGCCGTCTCAATCTTCTTCAGAGACTTGAGACAAGATATTATGAGAGAAGCAATGTGTTCGCTAATCATAGAGTGCCAG TCATACAAGCTAACCAAGTGCCAAGACGAGCTCCAGCTTATGTCCCGAAACATAGTGTGACCAATAGTTCTGAAAATCTTCACATCAACAATGAAAAACGTCTTCGTGACAG ATGGTTACAAGCAAGAGAAGATGCACAGCAGAGACAGGAACCTGTTGTCTACTTACCTTCCATGCCCAAAGTGATTAACATGCATGGACACACAACAAAAGGAATTCCTTTTCAG AGGTATGTGGACCTGAtagtacaaaacaaaaattctcAACAGCCTATTCAGCCTGAAACATTTGCAAAGCGTAAAGTAGCAAAGAAGGACCAGAAACCAACTGCTGTAAACATCAG tgAGATGCTTGTGGTGGGAGCCCAGAAAGAAGATGAGTCTGTAATAAATGGGAGTGTGCATTCAATGAACAAACATTTTATCCTGCCAAAGCTAGCAAAACTTCCAGATACATTCAATAAAG GTAAGAGTAGGATGCTGCAGCATAAAACTGAGTTGAGCAAAATGGTCAAGTTTTCGGAAGCTGAAAGAATACTTGGTGTTCAATTAAAGAGACCAAGACTGGAGCATGAAGACAGAAAATTTGTTCATGAAATCACAAAAAATGCTGAAAACCCTGAAAGTAGTGAATATAAAGAGATAAAAAAGACAAACACACATGATGTGTTGCCACAAATTGAATTGGATAAAA ATAATGTTTCTACAGAAGTTGAAGATGATAATGGAAGCAGAACCACGTCAAGAAGTACATTTCGACTAAA GGAATTGAAAATGCCAGCTCCTGTGACCAAAATCATCTTTGAAAACCAACAGACTATGCTTAAGCGATTAGAAAATGCAgcgataaataaaaagaatagtGTTAAAAG AAATCGAAGCAATAAACCAGAAACCATCGTACGAAATGTTGTTCCAACTGCATACAA AAGGGTAAATGGAGTTATTGGATCAAGTAACAGCAAACTTACCAAACCACTGGGCAGCGTCGTGCTCAACATGAGAAGTGaccttaaaaacacaaaatttccAGACTACATAAACTTTCAAAATAGTAGAACTGGTGGACAGTCTCGTATActtttatctttaaaacatAAGCAGCATGTTGCGAGTTTGTCAGATGCACATTTTAATCCATATGGTGTTCCTGTTAGAAATTCTGTCATGTCCATTAGAGGAGCATCCAGCACATCTTGGTTCGAAAATGTTTCAGGCAACCCAGTTTATCAAGGTCCTAAACCTACTCCTGTTGCCAAGTTTCGGAAACTGggaaatattcaaatttatcTTAATGATTCAGAATACTAA
- the LOC100182469 gene encoding uncharacterized protein CG5902: MASGCCGGKKTKVNTDRQSSSANREESSAMKLSRPMVNGNGIANGYQDNTVIRPEMCYFCFDVLSAHLHNNEPPKPSFTNQAYPLFVTWKIGKDLRLRGCIGTFSALSLHSGLREYAITSSMKDNRFSPVKLDELPRLSCSVSLLTNFEECADCYDWKVGIHGIRIEFQNERGHHKTATYLPEVSKEQGWNEQQTVENLLRKGGYRSEITPQFLATIRTKRYQSEKLTVSYQDYVGACGYKSKAHMNGVNHRGQHQPYPPPSQMHQHRRNSREKGSSSSSLHPNHSSHNSVVHQQPNGYGNHSNSQM, translated from the exons ATGGCATCCGGTTGTTGTGGTGGAAAGAAAACCAAAGTCAACACCGACCGTCAAAGTTCTTCCGCAAATCGCGAAGAAAGTTCTGCAATGAAACTGAGTAGACCCATGGTGAATGGAAATGGGATTGCCAACGGATATCAGGATAATACAGTGATCAGACCAGAAATGTGCTACTTCTGTTTTGATGTTCTTTCAGCTCACTTGCACAACAACGAACCTCCTAAACCATCCTTTACTAACCAAGCCTA tCCACTTTTTGTGACATGGAAGATTGGAAAAGATCTTCGCTTGCGTGGTTGTATTGGAACCTTTAGTGCCTTGTCATTACACTCTGGGTTGAGGGAATATGCAATTACCAG CTCCATGAAAGACAACAGGTTTAGTCCAGTAAAACTGGATGAATTGCCACGACTTTCTTGCTCTGTTTCGTTGCTTACTAATTTTGAAGAATGTGCAGATTGTTATGATTGGAAG GTTGGTATACATGGTATTCGAATTGAATTTCAAAATGAGCGTGGCCACCACAAAACTGCTACGTATTTGCCAGAAGTGAGCAAAGAACAAG GTTGGAATGAACAGCAAACTGTGGAGAATTTGTTGAGAAAGGGTGGCTACCGATCAGAAATTACTCCTCAGTTTCTTGCAACAATAAGAACTAAGAGGTATCAGTCTGAAAAACTTACTGTATCATACCAGGATTATGTTGGCGCATGTGGATATAAGAGCAAAGCTCACATGAATGGAGTCAACCACAGAGGTCAACATCAACCTTACCCCCCTCCTAGTCAAATGCATCAGCACAGAAGGAACAGCCGTGAAAAAGGTTCCTCCTCCAGCTCACTTCACCCCAACCATAGTTCCCATAACTCAGTTGTCCATCAACAGCCAAATGGATATGGGAATCACTCAAACAGCCAAATGTGA